A single genomic interval of Roseibaca calidilacus harbors:
- a CDS encoding MalY/PatB family protein, which yields MTFDEIIDRRGTHCSKWDMMQPLYGVSPDDGLAMWVADMDFRPPQAVQDVLQAMLDHGVYGYYGDDSAYRSAICWWMEHRHGWQVDPAHISTTHGLVNAVGLCLHTWTAPGDGVMLFTPVYHAFARVIHAAGRRVVECPMAEADGLYQMDMDAAEALVDDSTRMVILCSPHNPGGRVWSVEELRAVAAFCARHDLLLISDEIHHDLVMPGHTHTVMPLAAPEHMDRVVMLTAPSKTFNIAGTHCGQVIIPDDRLRAQFAATLGAMGISGNSFGFHAVTAAYSPQGAQWVDALVAYLDENRRLFDAGVNAIPGLRSMPLQSTYLAWVDFSGTGMDMAEFTTRVERDAKIVANHGPTFGTGGANYLRFNLGAPRSVMTDAVARLQRAFGDLQ from the coding sequence ATGACTTTCGACGAGATCATCGACCGGCGCGGCACGCATTGTTCCAAATGGGATATGATGCAGCCGCTTTACGGCGTGTCCCCGGATGACGGCTTGGCGATGTGGGTCGCGGATATGGATTTCCGCCCGCCCCAAGCGGTGCAAGACGTGCTGCAAGCCATGCTGGACCACGGGGTCTATGGCTATTACGGCGATGACAGCGCTTACCGGTCCGCGATCTGCTGGTGGATGGAGCACCGCCATGGCTGGCAGGTGGACCCTGCGCATATCTCGACCACGCATGGGTTGGTCAATGCGGTGGGTCTGTGCCTGCACACATGGACCGCACCGGGCGATGGGGTGATGCTGTTCACGCCGGTGTATCACGCCTTCGCGCGGGTCATCCATGCAGCCGGGCGGCGGGTTGTCGAATGCCCCATGGCCGAAGCTGACGGGCTGTACCAGATGGATATGGACGCCGCCGAGGCGCTGGTCGATGACAGCACCCGCATGGTCATCCTATGCTCGCCGCATAACCCCGGTGGGCGGGTCTGGTCGGTGGAAGAACTGCGCGCGGTGGCCGCGTTTTGCGCGCGGCATGATCTGCTTCTGATCTCGGACGAGATTCATCATGATCTGGTCATGCCCGGCCATACGCACACGGTCATGCCCTTGGCCGCGCCAGAGCATATGGACCGGGTGGTTATGCTGACCGCCCCGTCCAAGACATTCAACATTGCAGGCACGCATTGCGGGCAGGTCATTATCCCCGATGACCGGTTGCGCGCGCAATTCGCCGCCACGCTTGGCGCTATGGGCATTTCTGGCAACAGCTTTGGCTTTCATGCCGTGACCGCCGCCTATTCGCCGCAAGGGGCGCAATGGGTCGATGCGCTGGTCGCCTATCTGGATGAAAATCGCCGCCTGTTCGACGCGGGCGTGAACGCCATTCCCGGTCTGCGGTCCATGCCGTTGCAATCGACCTACCTAGCTTGGGTGGATTTTTCCGGCACAGGCATGGACATGGCAGAGTTCACAACACGGGTGGAACGCGACGCGAAGATCGTCGCCAACCATGGGCCGACATTCGGCACCGGTGGCGCGAATTACCTGCGCTTCAACCTTGGCGCGCCGCGTTCGGTGATGACCGATGCCGTGGCGCGGCTGCAACGCGCCTTTGGCGATCTG